One window of Geotoga petraea genomic DNA carries:
- a CDS encoding chromate transporter has translation MIKMIFIFFKLGFISFGGGWASLGIIKQQILDNELLTEKALQEAISIAQMTPGPVAVNVATYVGYLKYGFFGAFLNNLFLIIPPILLFFLARYIIHKLKIDKKRVTQALKYGTIILISVTFISVLNPVISERDIFSGIIASLALFLFMKTKLDPIYIILGSALVGMFIFS, from the coding sequence ATGATTAAAATGATCTTTATTTTCTTCAAATTGGGATTCATCTCTTTTGGAGGTGGTTGGGCATCCCTTGGAATAATAAAGCAACAGATATTGGATAATGAGTTATTAACCGAAAAAGCCCTTCAAGAAGCTATCTCTATTGCACAAATGACACCTGGACCGGTTGCTGTGAATGTTGCAACATATGTTGGGTATTTAAAATATGGCTTTTTTGGTGCATTTTTAAACAACCTTTTTCTCATAATTCCACCGATACTTTTATTCTTTTTAGCAAGATATATAATTCATAAACTAAAAATAGATAAAAAGAGAGTTACTCAAGCCCTAAAATACGGAACAATTATACTTATTTCAGTTACTTTTATATCTGTACTTAACCCTGTTATTTCAGAAAGAGATATTTTCAGCGGAATAATAGCTTCCCTTGCTTTGTTCTTATTTATGAAGACTAAATTAGATCCAATTTACATAATCCTTGGGAGTGCCCTTGTGGGAATGTTCATTTTTTCTTAA
- a CDS encoding chromate transporter has protein sequence MLKLFFIFFRISALTLGGGYAMVPVMMKSLSSSNLLEKDQFEKILVLAQSLPGPIAFNLAWLSGKQINGVKGAIVSSIAVLTPPFFGIVLISSILKQYSDNPYVSGFIKGAYASLIGMIAGLLIQIIKGTKFKFYNILVIVLAIIAIFFYSDFTILIFFLSILFFYLTNKGYDKND, from the coding sequence TTGCTAAAGTTATTTTTTATATTCTTTAGAATATCTGCTTTAACACTTGGTGGCGGATATGCTATGGTTCCTGTCATGATGAAAAGCCTCTCTTCTTCTAATTTATTAGAAAAAGACCAATTTGAAAAAATATTAGTGCTGGCCCAATCTTTACCAGGGCCAATCGCTTTTAATTTGGCTTGGCTTTCCGGTAAGCAAATAAACGGAGTCAAAGGAGCTATTGTTTCTTCTATAGCCGTTCTTACCCCGCCTTTTTTCGGTATAGTTTTAATATCCTCTATTCTAAAACAATATTCAGATAACCCTTATGTTTCAGGGTTTATAAAAGGGGCTTATGCCTCTTTAATAGGCATGATTGCAGGTCTATTAATACAAATTATAAAGGGTACAAAGTTTAAATTTTACAATATTTTAGTTATAGTTCTCGCAATAATAGCCATCTTTTTTTATTCTGATTTCACCATATTAATATTCTTCTTATCAATACTTTTCTTCTATTTGACAAACAAAGGTTATGATAAAAATGATTAA
- a CDS encoding YitT family protein encodes MTFKTIKSYFLITVGIIINSLGWTAFLIPSKIVGGGFSGIGTILYYSMGIPVGVTLAVSNAVLILIAIRLIGAHFGIKTIYGIFLSSGAMLLFQSLITEPLVNDAFMATVLGGFLAGAGVGIFFYQGASSGGTDLIALIISKFRDIAPGRLLFMMDVVIIGSSYMVFQSLETIIYGFVAMAIAAYSIDMVIEGRKQSAQIFIISDEYDKISERLGKELRRGVTILNGKGWYTNKDKNIVMVIVRKNEIPWVLGIVHETDEKAFTSISNSMGVYGEGFETMKRKKKRS; translated from the coding sequence TTGACTTTCAAAACCATAAAATCTTATTTTTTAATTACCGTTGGAATAATTATCAATTCTTTGGGATGGACTGCTTTTCTTATACCTTCTAAAATAGTTGGTGGAGGATTCAGTGGTATTGGCACTATTCTTTATTATTCAATGGGTATTCCTGTTGGTGTAACCCTTGCTGTATCAAACGCAGTGTTGATTCTAATTGCCATAAGATTAATTGGTGCACACTTTGGTATAAAAACTATTTACGGAATATTTCTTTCTTCTGGAGCGATGCTATTGTTTCAATCTTTAATAACAGAACCTCTTGTAAACGATGCTTTCATGGCTACCGTCCTTGGGGGATTTTTAGCTGGTGCTGGGGTTGGTATCTTCTTTTATCAAGGGGCCAGTTCTGGGGGAACGGACTTAATAGCTCTTATAATATCAAAATTTAGAGATATAGCTCCAGGTAGATTACTTTTTATGATGGATGTTGTTATAATAGGTAGTTCCTATATGGTTTTTCAATCACTTGAGACTATTATTTACGGCTTTGTCGCAATGGCTATAGCTGCTTATTCTATAGATATGGTGATCGAAGGTAGAAAACAATCAGCACAAATATTCATTATTTCAGATGAATATGATAAAATATCAGAAAGATTGGGAAAAGAATTAAGACGTGGTGTAACTATTCTGAATGGGAAAGGATGGTACACTAATAAAGATAAGAATATTGTAATGGTAATAGTAAGAAAAAATGAAATTCCTTGGGTTCTTGGAATAGTTCACGAAACTGATGAAAAAGCATTTACATCTATTTCTAATTCTATGGGTGTCTACGGAGAAGGGTTTGAAACAATGAAAAGAAAAAAGAAGAGGAGTTAA
- the deoD gene encoding purine-nucleoside phosphorylase, with the protein MIPTPHIEVDKKGVIADTVIMPGDPLRAKFIAENFLEDPKLFNKVRNMFGYTGTYKGKKISVMGSGMGMPSIGIYSYELFKFYDVKNIVRVGSCGAYTDDVKLYDVILAEAAYSESSFAEAMAGIKEDTLKPSAELNKKLEEAAKSLNIDITKGTIHSSDVFYRVNSDDYKKIYKEHNALAVEMESFALFANAQVTGKSAACLLTVSDSLVTKEATTSEERMKSFTNMMKIALEMAE; encoded by the coding sequence ATGATACCAACGCCACATATTGAAGTAGACAAAAAGGGAGTTATTGCTGATACAGTTATAATGCCAGGCGATCCTTTGAGGGCAAAATTTATAGCCGAAAATTTTTTAGAAGATCCAAAATTATTCAACAAAGTAAGAAACATGTTTGGATATACTGGCACTTACAAAGGTAAAAAAATTAGTGTCATGGGGAGCGGAATGGGAATGCCAAGTATTGGCATTTATTCTTATGAACTTTTTAAATTTTACGATGTAAAAAACATAGTTAGAGTAGGTTCTTGTGGGGCTTACACAGATGACGTTAAACTTTACGATGTTATTTTAGCTGAAGCTGCTTACAGTGAATCTTCTTTTGCAGAAGCAATGGCAGGTATAAAAGAAGATACTTTGAAACCATCTGCTGAATTAAACAAAAAGTTGGAAGAAGCTGCAAAATCTTTAAATATAGATATAACAAAAGGGACAATTCATAGTTCTGACGTTTTCTATAGAGTTAATTCTGATGATTATAAGAAGATATATAAAGAACACAATGCATTGGCTGTAGAGATGGAATCTTTTGCATTATTTGCAAATGCACAAGTTACAGGGAAAAGCGCTGCTTGTCTTTTAACTGTTTCAGATTCTCTTGTTACTAAAGAAGCTACAACAAGCGAAGAAAGAATGAAATCATTTACAAATATGATGAAAATTGCATTAGAAATGGCTGAATAA
- a CDS encoding 2-hydroxyacid dehydrogenase gives MMKVSVTYKIPEKGIEFLKKNYDVWVNTEERNLSKEELKKVASESDAMITLLSDKIDEEVIEVGKGKLKIISNYAVGYNNIDVKSASKNGIVVTNTPDVLTETTADLAWALMMSAARRIVEADKFVREGNFVGWKPELLMGQDIFGKTLGVIGLGRIGLAVAKRAKGFNMKVLYNKRTPLSKEKEEEYGIRYAEIDEILENSDFVSLNVPLTPETDHLLNKENLDKMKSNSVLVNTSRGKVIDEAYLAEKLEKKEIAAAGLDVFEFEPEVNEKLLKLDNVVVAPHIGSATKETRDEMSMMVAKDIDAVLSGKEAKNVVKG, from the coding sequence ATGATGAAGGTTTCAGTTACATATAAAATACCTGAAAAAGGAATTGAATTTTTGAAGAAAAATTATGATGTATGGGTTAATACAGAAGAGAGAAATTTGTCCAAAGAAGAATTAAAAAAAGTCGCTTCTGAGTCCGATGCCATGATTACTTTGCTCAGTGACAAAATAGATGAAGAAGTAATCGAAGTTGGAAAAGGTAAACTGAAAATAATTTCTAATTATGCTGTTGGTTATAACAACATAGATGTAAAAAGTGCCAGCAAAAACGGAATAGTTGTTACCAACACACCAGATGTGTTGACTGAAACTACTGCCGACCTTGCTTGGGCATTGATGATGTCAGCTGCAAGAAGAATTGTTGAAGCGGATAAATTTGTAAGAGAAGGAAATTTTGTCGGTTGGAAACCAGAATTGCTTATGGGACAGGATATATTTGGTAAAACATTGGGAGTTATAGGCCTTGGCCGAATAGGGCTCGCAGTTGCTAAAAGGGCAAAAGGTTTTAACATGAAAGTTTTATACAATAAAAGAACTCCCTTATCAAAAGAAAAGGAAGAAGAGTATGGAATTAGATATGCTGAAATAGACGAGATTTTAGAAAATTCTGATTTTGTATCTTTAAATGTACCGCTTACTCCTGAAACAGATCACTTGCTCAACAAAGAGAATTTAGACAAGATGAAAAGTAACTCTGTATTGGTCAACACATCAAGAGGTAAAGTCATAGACGAAGCTTACTTAGCAGAGAAGTTGGAAAAGAAAGAAATCGCTGCTGCTGGTTTGGATGTATTTGAGTTTGAACCAGAAGTCAATGAAAAGCTTCTAAAATTGGACAATGTTGTAGTGGCTCCTCATATTGGTAGTGCAACAAAAGAAACAAGAGATGAGATGTCTATGATGGTTGCAAAAGATATAGATGCCGTTTTATCTGGAAAAGAAGCTAAAAATGTTGTAAAAGGTTGA
- a CDS encoding DUF933 domain-containing protein: MKIGIFGLPMSGKTTIFSLLTEQDYDPSYKSDAEEKVALVKDERITNLSKMYNPKKTTYATINLVDIPSFDSKADAKEKSRILQMIQNVDAMVLVLRAFENEQVPFPEENETPLKQLNTLISEMIFRDIEVVENRIERLNNSIKKNKASKEEQKEYEIITKISEVLNEEKFAKDVELSDDEEKLISSLSLFTLKPMIVVVNVDEDQFMNDDYDGKEEVLDIVKRLDLAYLEISGKIEADINGLDEEEKKEFMEELNIKSPGIDRLSKVVYDHIGLISYFTVGEDEVRAWTIKKNTNMKEAAGAIHTALSKNFIKAQVMKYKDLIEYKSEQTLKDKGLVKLAGKDEIVEDGDILEIRANP, from the coding sequence ATGAAAATAGGAATTTTTGGATTGCCCATGAGTGGAAAAACCACTATTTTTTCTCTGCTTACAGAGCAAGATTACGATCCAAGCTACAAATCAGATGCAGAAGAAAAAGTAGCTCTCGTAAAAGATGAAAGGATAACGAACCTTTCAAAGATGTACAATCCCAAAAAAACAACTTATGCAACCATAAATTTGGTGGATATACCAAGCTTTGATTCAAAAGCAGATGCAAAAGAAAAATCAAGAATACTCCAAATGATTCAGAATGTAGATGCAATGGTTTTGGTTTTAAGAGCTTTTGAGAATGAGCAAGTGCCGTTTCCAGAAGAAAACGAAACTCCCTTAAAACAGTTAAATACTTTGATTTCTGAAATGATTTTTAGAGATATTGAAGTTGTAGAAAATAGAATCGAAAGGTTAAACAATTCTATAAAGAAAAATAAGGCTTCAAAAGAAGAACAAAAAGAGTATGAGATCATAACGAAAATTAGCGAAGTTTTGAACGAAGAAAAGTTTGCCAAAGATGTAGAGCTTTCAGATGATGAGGAAAAATTAATATCTTCTTTATCTCTATTCACTTTAAAGCCAATGATAGTCGTTGTAAACGTAGATGAAGACCAATTTATGAACGATGATTATGACGGAAAAGAAGAAGTTCTTGATATAGTTAAGCGTTTAGATTTAGCTTATTTGGAAATTTCTGGAAAGATAGAAGCTGACATAAACGGATTAGATGAAGAAGAAAAGAAAGAATTTATGGAAGAGTTGAACATAAAAAGTCCTGGTATAGATAGGTTATCTAAAGTTGTTTACGACCATATAGGGCTAATTTCTTACTTTACCGTGGGAGAAGATGAAGTCCGAGCTTGGACAATAAAGAAAAACACAAATATGAAAGAAGCAGCAGGAGCCATTCATACTGCACTTTCTAAAAATTTTATAAAAGCTCAAGTTATGAAATACAAAGATTTGATTGAGTACAAGTCAGAACAAACTCTTAAGGATAAAGGGCTGGTAAAGTTGGCTGGAAAAGACGAAATTGTTGAAGATGGTGACATTTTAGAAATAAGGGCTAATCCATAA
- the queA gene encoding tRNA preQ1(34) S-adenosylmethionine ribosyltransferase-isomerase QueA yields the protein MYKISDYDYDLPKEMIAQTPAEPRDKCKLMVLDKKTGDIEHKIFKDVIDYLEPGDVLVVNNTKVIPARIYGQKTTGAKVEILLLEKTDEKNSWKCLVKPGGKIKVNTEILFSEKLTGIVTHHNNDGSRIIEFVGEDIWNEINRIGETPLPPYITKKIDDDSKYQTKYAKKEGAVAAPTAGLHFTEELLQKIRDKGIQIEEVTLHVGLGTFRPIDVEDIRDHKIHEEFYEVKQETYEKIKKAKKEGNNIVAVGTTVVRTLESIALDDKLMGKTGIYIYPPYKFKIVDKLITNFHLPKSSLLLLVSAFSDKEIIMKSYEEAKKENYRFFSFGDAMLLK from the coding sequence ATGTATAAGATAAGTGATTATGACTATGATTTACCAAAAGAGATGATAGCCCAAACTCCGGCTGAACCAAGAGATAAGTGTAAATTGATGGTTTTAGACAAAAAAACAGGGGATATAGAGCATAAGATTTTTAAAGATGTGATAGATTATTTAGAACCAGGCGATGTTTTGGTTGTTAACAATACAAAAGTCATCCCAGCAAGGATTTATGGTCAAAAAACAACTGGTGCAAAGGTTGAAATACTCTTGTTAGAAAAAACAGATGAGAAAAACAGTTGGAAATGTCTTGTTAAGCCAGGTGGAAAAATAAAAGTGAATACAGAAATTCTCTTTTCTGAAAAGCTAACAGGTATTGTAACACACCATAATAACGACGGTTCAAGGATAATCGAATTTGTTGGTGAAGATATTTGGAACGAGATTAACAGAATTGGTGAAACACCTCTTCCACCTTATATAACGAAAAAAATAGATGATGACAGCAAATACCAAACGAAATATGCAAAAAAGGAGGGAGCTGTTGCAGCCCCAACCGCTGGATTACACTTTACAGAAGAGTTGCTTCAAAAGATAAGAGATAAGGGAATTCAAATAGAAGAAGTAACCTTGCACGTGGGGCTGGGGACTTTTAGGCCTATAGATGTAGAAGATATTAGAGATCATAAAATTCATGAAGAGTTTTACGAAGTGAAACAAGAAACTTATGAAAAAATAAAAAAAGCAAAAAAAGAAGGCAACAATATAGTAGCCGTAGGTACTACAGTTGTTAGGACTTTAGAATCAATAGCTCTTGATGATAAATTAATGGGGAAAACAGGGATTTACATTTATCCACCTTATAAATTTAAAATTGTGGATAAACTCATTACAAATTTTCATCTGCCAAAATCATCATTACTACTTCTTGTTTCAGCGTTTTCGGACAAAGAGATAATAATGAAATCGTACGAAGAAGCCAAAAAAGAGAATTACAGATTTTTTTCATTTGGAGATGCAATGTTATTAAAATAA
- a CDS encoding GGDEF domain-containing protein: MEYTIVKKLNQNINFTDFLILIEGKFYRLRRLGDIHYLDIELLSKHENEFRKLNSSGILFPEIIDLNKEEPELYYPYFHEGKIDLKEDITVSFTSFLIKNFDNFIHNINFAPNCIDLEDFYVDDKKNYFYIAPIFKNLTKQNIFNLKDNNEESLIIVLQNIFNYLKDMNVDSKLKDFFTHISSKKVVCVSDMNKYFESFFEYNNEINIRQPYYIGRSDLMDKVAKEIKKKSMSKFLIYGKQRVGKTSFIRNISNKLKTLGNFTIFNARTLDDLDKELSKYVNIDSKQKSVELSILEKIYQLQESDKKNIVIIIDDYQEVQEDFINFIDLSSKANFSLNFNLVIITHDANLREKDIFEEFNKIKIDKFGFSEVEEMISSMMSKEFVQKNQSFIENIYHSSAGLPGNIEELINELYFNGYIYFKNGEWYVDSENMKMTNFNDFVSLKLKNIKKEIKKDISELSLLGNSFTSSDIKILSAITEKNYDLEEILSTKIIQKENSYYRFFNREYWEQFHSKFDKQALEKYHCHLYEKTYSFQKKIWHLRQVGKEKQIVHDYIKRIKDAYNNWSNIDIIQKSYEEIDNMGIKSDTIFIYFIKYLIFSGNFSKAKKYLKYIDKRWMNYYRLRILAEVEPEKTIDEINILLKETKNPFEIFYLKIIKGNILVNSKKEDFKSVMTLKNEIQVLYEKYKNNLAFVDLYLSFATDYGYYLQSINRKESQINNSEALAIAKNWNLKKHILNISLLMAHDYLDNSYMYESLTEEAISLSKSSNDLSKLPEIYMNKAYMHLYKGNIDDFFMNINESIKYSNILNNKLVELRCYGFKAFYYFYIDDMENIFSQIKIIESFMDIKNKRLHNRANYYYYYISSLYYLRLKDKQKIYDIINVINESYPELNHINILNKVFVSNDPDYIIENTEELFKNQINLEEMIYLLNEKFLMNKELKGLFITKTVDLIKLLKDNGYRLSLSILYEGISNFFLVQKEYLKSFKYFRLAIINFRNLGLIEKVKKLEEEFYNVIKNNSSILLYDDGEKKIKNHFYDDIINVSIMIISLDNIQEILDKTLNFLKNKFPVKSVFLRVETDMFESQSSTSYDFLVPSEEVFSIEPLGIFYVSKYNDFIIKYYMRNENLMINLNYFESIFDTIILLDEYLSATLSRIIYQQNSIKDYLTGAYSRRYLYLRLEEEYLKSLREDSRFAVAMFDLDDFKKVNDTYGHKEGDRVLKLFVDTINQNIRNLDILGRYGGEEFVLILPKITFEEALTVLERIKGKVKENSKKFLGYEITTSIGICSSRYIKNNDYKKIIAFADEALYNSKNTGKDKITVYKE, translated from the coding sequence ATGGAATATACAATTGTAAAAAAATTAAATCAAAATATAAATTTTACTGACTTCTTAATACTCATAGAAGGAAAATTTTATAGATTAAGAAGACTTGGCGATATTCATTATTTGGATATAGAACTTTTATCCAAACACGAAAATGAATTCAGAAAACTTAATTCATCAGGAATACTGTTTCCTGAAATTATAGATCTTAATAAAGAAGAACCAGAACTATACTATCCATATTTTCATGAAGGCAAAATAGATTTGAAAGAAGATATAACAGTTAGTTTTACTTCTTTTTTAATTAAAAATTTCGACAATTTTATACACAACATTAATTTTGCTCCAAACTGTATTGATTTGGAAGATTTTTATGTTGACGATAAAAAGAATTATTTTTATATTGCACCAATTTTTAAAAACCTCACAAAACAAAATATTTTTAATTTGAAAGACAATAATGAAGAAAGTTTGATTATAGTTCTTCAAAATATTTTTAATTATTTAAAAGATATGAATGTTGATAGTAAATTAAAAGACTTTTTTACACATATCTCTTCAAAAAAAGTAGTTTGTGTATCTGACATGAATAAATACTTTGAAAGTTTTTTTGAATATAACAACGAGATTAATATAAGACAGCCATATTATATAGGTAGGTCCGATTTAATGGATAAAGTGGCCAAAGAGATTAAAAAAAAGTCTATGTCAAAATTCTTGATTTATGGTAAACAGAGAGTAGGTAAAACGAGTTTTATAAGAAATATTTCCAATAAATTGAAAACATTGGGGAATTTCACCATATTTAACGCCAGAACTCTTGATGATTTAGATAAAGAGCTTTCTAAATATGTTAATATAGATTCTAAGCAAAAAAGTGTTGAGCTTAGTATTCTTGAAAAAATTTATCAATTACAGGAAAGCGACAAAAAAAATATAGTCATAATTATTGACGACTACCAAGAAGTTCAAGAAGACTTTATCAATTTCATTGATTTGAGTTCTAAAGCCAATTTCTCTTTGAACTTCAATTTGGTCATAATTACACATGATGCTAATTTGAGAGAAAAAGATATTTTTGAGGAGTTTAATAAGATCAAAATAGATAAGTTTGGATTTTCAGAAGTTGAAGAAATGATTTCTTCTATGATGAGTAAAGAATTCGTTCAAAAAAATCAGTCTTTTATTGAAAATATATATCATTCTTCAGCAGGCTTACCAGGAAACATAGAAGAACTGATAAATGAATTGTATTTTAATGGATACATTTATTTTAAAAATGGTGAATGGTACGTGGATAGCGAGAATATGAAAATGACCAATTTCAACGACTTTGTAAGCCTCAAGCTGAAAAATATTAAAAAAGAAATAAAAAAAGATATATCCGAGCTTTCTTTGTTGGGAAATTCTTTCACATCTTCTGATATAAAAATTCTTTCAGCTATTACAGAAAAAAACTACGACTTAGAAGAAATATTGTCTACTAAAATAATTCAAAAAGAAAACAGCTATTACAGATTTTTCAACAGAGAATACTGGGAGCAGTTTCACAGTAAGTTCGATAAACAAGCCTTGGAAAAATACCATTGCCATTTATACGAAAAAACTTACAGCTTTCAGAAGAAAATCTGGCATCTTAGACAAGTTGGAAAAGAAAAGCAGATTGTTCATGATTATATCAAAAGGATAAAGGATGCTTACAACAACTGGTCAAATATAGACATAATCCAAAAATCATATGAAGAAATAGATAACATGGGAATAAAAAGTGACACAATTTTTATATACTTCATAAAATATTTGATCTTTTCTGGAAATTTCTCAAAAGCTAAAAAGTATCTGAAATATATAGATAAAAGATGGATGAACTATTATAGATTGAGAATTTTGGCAGAAGTAGAACCAGAAAAAACTATAGATGAAATAAATATTTTGTTGAAAGAAACCAAAAATCCTTTTGAAATTTTCTACTTAAAAATAATCAAGGGAAATATCCTTGTTAATTCAAAGAAAGAAGATTTTAAATCGGTAATGACTTTAAAGAACGAAATACAGGTTCTTTATGAAAAGTATAAAAATAACTTGGCATTTGTTGATTTGTACTTGTCTTTTGCAACAGATTATGGATATTATTTGCAATCCATAAACAGGAAAGAGTCTCAGATAAATAATAGTGAGGCACTTGCTATAGCAAAAAATTGGAATTTAAAAAAGCATATATTAAACATATCGCTTTTAATGGCTCATGATTATTTGGACAATTCTTATATGTATGAGAGCTTGACAGAAGAAGCAATTTCGCTTTCTAAGAGCTCAAACGATTTAAGCAAATTACCTGAAATATATATGAATAAAGCTTATATGCATTTATATAAAGGTAATATAGATGATTTCTTCATGAATATAAATGAATCCATAAAATACTCCAATATCTTGAACAACAAATTAGTTGAATTAAGATGCTATGGTTTTAAGGCTTTTTACTATTTTTATATTGACGATATGGAGAACATATTTTCACAAATTAAAATTATAGAGAGTTTTATGGATATTAAAAATAAACGACTACACAATCGTGCTAATTACTACTATTATTACATTAGTTCTCTTTACTATTTGAGACTTAAAGACAAACAAAAGATATATGATATTATTAATGTGATAAATGAGTCTTATCCAGAATTGAATCATATAAACATATTGAACAAAGTATTCGTTTCTAACGATCCAGATTACATAATAGAAAACACAGAAGAACTTTTTAAAAATCAGATAAATCTTGAAGAAATGATATACCTTTTAAATGAAAAATTTTTAATGAATAAAGAATTAAAAGGTCTTTTTATTACTAAAACAGTTGACCTAATTAAGCTTCTAAAAGACAATGGGTACAGGCTAAGCCTTTCTATATTGTATGAAGGTATATCCAACTTTTTTTTAGTACAAAAAGAATATCTGAAATCTTTTAAATATTTTAGACTTGCCATTATAAATTTTAGAAATCTTGGTTTAATTGAAAAAGTGAAGAAATTAGAAGAAGAGTTCTACAATGTTATTAAGAACAACTCTTCTATATTATTGTACGATGATGGGGAAAAGAAAATTAAAAATCATTTTTATGATGATATAATAAATGTATCTATTATGATAATTTCTTTGGACAATATACAGGAAATTTTGGATAAAACATTGAACTTTTTGAAGAACAAGTTCCCCGTTAAGAGCGTGTTCCTTAGGGTTGAGACTGATATGTTTGAATCTCAATCTTCTACATCCTACGATTTCTTAGTACCTTCAGAAGAAGTCTTTTCAATAGAGCCATTGGGAATTTTTTACGTTTCCAAATATAACGATTTTATTATAAAGTACTATATGAGAAACGAAAATTTGATGATAAATTTGAATTACTTTGAGAGCATTTTTGATACCATTATATTGTTGGACGAATATTTATCTGCAACGTTGAGCAGAATTATCTATCAACAAAATAGTATCAAAGACTATCTTACAGGTGCTTATTCAAGAAGATACCTTTATTTGAGATTGGAAGAAGAATATCTAAAATCTTTAAGAGAAGATTCTCGTTTTGCTGTTGCAATGTTTGATTTGGATGATTTCAAAAAAGTCAATGACACCTATGGCCATAAAGAAGGAGATAGGGTGTTAAAACTCTTTGTAGACACCATAAATCAAAATATTAGAAATTTGGATATTTTGGGTAGGTATGGTGGAGAAGAATTTGTTTTAATCCTTCCAAAAATTACTTTTGAAGAGGCGTTAACCGTGCTGGAAAGAATCAAAGGAAAGGTAAAAGAAAACTCAAAAAAATTTTTGGGTTATGAAATTACTACTTCTATAGGTATTTGTAGTTCAAGATATATAAAAAATAACGATTATAAGAAAATAATCGCGTTTGCAGACGAAGCGTTGTATAATTCAAAAAATACTGGTAAAGACAAAATCACAGTTTATAAAGAATAA
- a CDS encoding PHP domain-containing protein yields MKLIDLHVHSTHSDGSFSVDSLIKKAKNMGIQLFSITDHDTITSQYEAVELSSELGLNYIPGVEINVVYPQLMDILGYGIDIYDEELIEFLDRIKLFRKLRNKKMVELLEEEGFNISFDELEEKYDSTTIGRPHIARILIQKGYGNSVSQLMNGLLSRDRKCFVERIRYSPKESIEMIKKAGGKAILAHPAKLRIQNTQLEKLLDELKHYGLDGMEVMHYSHSLEYSRYLYELANRKNLLVSYGSDYHGFNKPFVNMSYSINENTFDEIEWGLKN; encoded by the coding sequence ATGAAACTTATTGATTTGCACGTACATTCTACCCATTCTGATGGTTCTTTTTCAGTGGATAGTTTGATCAAAAAAGCTAAAAACATGGGAATACAACTTTTTTCTATAACCGATCATGATACTATTACTTCCCAATATGAAGCTGTAGAATTATCCTCAGAATTAGGATTAAATTATATACCTGGAGTTGAGATAAATGTAGTCTATCCACAGCTCATGGACATATTGGGATATGGGATAGATATTTATGATGAAGAACTAATTGAATTCTTAGATAGAATTAAATTGTTTAGAAAGTTGAGAAATAAGAAAATGGTAGAGCTGCTGGAGGAAGAGGGGTTCAACATATCATTTGATGAACTTGAAGAAAAGTATGATTCTACTACCATAGGAAGACCGCACATAGCAAGAATTCTTATACAAAAGGGTTATGGAAATTCTGTTTCCCAATTAATGAATGGCCTTCTTTCGAGAGATAGAAAATGTTTTGTGGAGAGAATTAGATATTCACCAAAAGAAAGTATCGAGATGATTAAAAAGGCTGGCGGCAAAGCGATATTAGCACATCCTGCAAAATTAAGAATACAAAACACTCAATTAGAAAAATTGTTAGATGAGCTGAAACATTACGGATTAGATGGAATGGAAGTCATGCATTACAGTCATAGTTTGGAATATTCAAGATATTTATATGAATTGGCTAATAGAAAAAATTTATTAGTATCTTATGGTTCAGATTATCATGGGTTTAATAAACCATTTGTTAATATGAGTTATTCTATAAATGAAAATACTTTCGATGAAATTGAATGGGGATTAAAGAATTAA